A window of the Lactuca sativa cultivar Salinas chromosome 5, Lsat_Salinas_v11, whole genome shotgun sequence genome harbors these coding sequences:
- the LOC111882440 gene encoding NADH dehydrogenase [ubiquinone] iron-sulfur protein 7, mitochondrial — MALLARQSHRLALLASSQRAAASIHTTVPALAEGFSSPAPYSRPGPPSTASPEGLSKTAEFVISKVDDLMNWARRGSIWPMTFGLACCAVEMMHTGAARYDLDRFGIIFRPSPRQSDCMIVAGTLTNKMAPALRKVYDQMPEPRWVISMGSCANGGGYYHYSYSVVRGCDRIVPVDIYVPGCPPTAEALLYGLLQLQKKINRRKDFLHWWTK, encoded by the exons ATGGCTCTCCTTGCCAGGCAATCGCACCGCCTCGCTCTGCTGGCCTCTTCCCAAAGAGCCGCCGCATCGATCCACACAACCGTCCCGGCGTTAGCGGAAGGCTTCTCCTCCCCGGCGCCCTACTCTCGACCAGGTCCACCTTCAACGGCTTCCCCGGAAGGTTTATCAAAGACGGCGGAGTTCGTGATCTCCAAGGTGGACGATCTAATGAACTGGGCACGTCGTGGATCTATCTGGCCTATGACCTTCGGCCTTGCTTGCTGTGCCGTCGAGATGATGCACACTGGCGCTGCTAGGTACGATTTGGATAGGTTTGGGATCATTTTCAGGCCTAGCCCGAGGCAATCTGATTGTATGATTGTTGCCGGCACTCTCACCAACAAGATGGCTCCTGCTCTTCGAAA GGTGTATGATCAGATGCCTGAGCCACGGTGGGTGATATCGATGGGAAGCTGTGCAAATGGAGGGGGATACTATCACTACTCTTACTCTGTTGTGCGTGGCTGCGATAGGATTGTCCCCGTCGACATCTATGTCCCTGGCTGCCCCCCCACAGCCGAGGCCCTCTTGTACGGCCTTCTTCAGCTGCAGAAGAAGATCAACAGGCGTAAGGACTTCCTTCACTGGTGGACCAAGTAA